One part of the Anaerolineales bacterium genome encodes these proteins:
- a CDS encoding sigma-54-dependent Fis family transcriptional regulator has protein sequence MTLTVLVIEDEKTARDNVSAFLKKKDYEVLEAADLKTGRQLLEQNSPDIVLMDVQLPDGLGTSLLEETVSMPLRPLMLVITGNGDINMAVDAMKNGAHDFLQKPVDFKRLEKSVQRAGEIVAMRRELLHLRETQYGDFVLGNSPEMKTLLQQAERGAQAGVSILIQGETGVGKEVVAKHIHKIGPRRDKPFMAINCAAFQSTMIESELFGHEAGAYTGADKKKIGLMEQANDGVLFLDEISSMAPDMQAKLLRALEERSFRRMGGNVLIKVDVQLVSASNRNLPEMIAKGEFREDLLYRLNTLQLKVPALRERKQDIPELVGFFVNHFNSSMGLNVQDVTDKAMQVLMNYSWPGNIRELRNVLERAMLFCDEAAIDMPHLPAELTSPVPTSKKK, from the coding sequence ATGACCCTGACCGTGTTGGTGATCGAAGACGAGAAAACTGCCCGCGACAACGTATCCGCCTTCCTAAAGAAGAAGGACTACGAAGTGCTGGAAGCCGCCGATCTCAAGACTGGCCGCCAGCTGCTGGAGCAAAACAGCCCAGACATCGTGCTGATGGATGTCCAGTTGCCGGACGGCCTGGGCACTTCTCTGCTTGAGGAGACCGTCTCCATGCCCCTGCGCCCGTTGATGCTTGTCATCACCGGCAACGGCGACATCAACATGGCCGTTGACGCCATGAAGAACGGCGCACACGATTTTTTGCAAAAGCCGGTCGATTTCAAACGGCTGGAGAAATCTGTGCAGCGCGCTGGCGAGATCGTCGCCATGCGCCGCGAGCTGCTGCACCTGCGCGAGACCCAGTACGGCGATTTTGTGCTCGGCAACAGCCCGGAGATGAAGACGCTCCTGCAGCAGGCCGAGCGCGGCGCTCAGGCGGGCGTCTCGATCCTGATCCAGGGTGAAACGGGGGTGGGCAAAGAAGTGGTGGCCAAGCACATCCACAAGATCGGCCCGCGTCGAGACAAGCCCTTCATGGCGATCAACTGCGCCGCCTTCCAAAGCACCATGATCGAGTCCGAACTCTTCGGGCACGAAGCTGGCGCCTACACCGGCGCCGACAAGAAGAAGATCGGCCTGATGGAGCAGGCCAATGATGGCGTGCTCTTCCTCGACGAGATCTCGTCCATGGCGCCCGATATGCAAGCCAAGTTGTTGCGCGCCCTGGAAGAACGCTCCTTTCGCCGCATGGGTGGCAACGTGCTCATCAAGGTAGATGTGCAGCTTGTCTCAGCTTCCAACCGCAATCTGCCGGAGATGATCGCCAAAGGCGAGTTCCGCGAAGACTTGCTGTATCGCCTCAATACCCTCCAACTCAAGGTGCCGGCCCTGCGTGAGCGCAAGCAGGACATTCCGGAACTTGTGGGCTTCTTCGTCAACCATTTCAACTCCAGCATGGGCCTGAACGTGCAAGACGTGACCGACAAGGCAATGCAGGTGCTGATGAACTACAGCTGGCCGGGTAACATCCGCGAGTTGCGCAACGTTTTAGAGCGTGCTATGCTCTTTTGCGATGAGGCCGCCATTGATATGCCTCACCTGCCCGCTGAGCTGACAAGTCCAGTCCCCACCAGTAAGAAGAAATAG
- a CDS encoding PAS domain-containing protein: MTLTIGDLSPFKRRSAGNEEIHALLDLLPHPTLIASARSGRILFSNGAATELTAFTRKELSELNVSTLLPELKLNERGKQATALIKRNSQNTPVLVTISPLNGTDQWLALSFEIGASAPAGEDNRQRWEALHLLSLAAQQPELASAYRQILQAGALLTGARHLVLYTPGPDGAMQVQAVHGSGVDFPTQLDSAEQGALRVPKVWQPGRSIESTLQRSAHASKLSYLASTPLDLTQPEAGLLAAAGEDARPSEELLTLLQILAASAATAALNAQMSSTWRRDASRLAESDRVNTALREHMQDGVLFTDTALRLTELNMAAEAMLGYSQAEVLQRPVHEVLISTRALLPELELALQANEVMELGKRKLLRRDGQEFLALVRLAPIAPDGKITRLAILISDLSEHEAFHLQTLQMSDRAWLGDVAAIFAHEMQNPLNNISTSLQLMQMSLPENDPGHEQLRTMLEDCERLARYMHSMLGVARGRAHQPEPMDIAEFCRQQVARWRVRLQRKNIKDHLQISEDIPLIMGDAHALEQVFTNLFTNAMQAMGNQENGLLALNVSRAGDDMVEVVISDNGPGVPEELRARIFDAFFTTKGGEGTGLGLSITRRIIMAHKGDISLESFPGGTMFKLLLPIAQN, from the coding sequence ATGACACTCACCATTGGCGATCTCTCACCCTTCAAACGCCGCAGCGCGGGCAACGAAGAAATTCATGCCCTGCTTGATCTACTGCCGCACCCCACCCTGATCGCCAGCGCCCGCTCGGGGCGCATTTTGTTTTCTAACGGGGCCGCTACCGAGCTGACCGCCTTCACGCGCAAGGAGCTGAGCGAGCTCAACGTCAGCACCCTGCTGCCGGAGCTCAAACTGAACGAGCGCGGCAAGCAAGCCACCGCGCTCATCAAACGTAACAGCCAGAACACGCCGGTGCTGGTCACCATCAGCCCGCTTAACGGCACAGACCAGTGGCTGGCGCTCAGCTTCGAGATCGGCGCCAGCGCCCCGGCCGGCGAGGACAATCGCCAGCGCTGGGAAGCGCTGCACCTGCTCAGCCTGGCCGCCCAGCAGCCCGAACTGGCCTCGGCGTACCGCCAAATTTTGCAGGCCGGCGCGCTGCTGACTGGCGCCCGCCACCTGGTGCTCTACACGCCCGGCCCTGACGGCGCAATGCAAGTGCAGGCCGTGCACGGCAGCGGCGTTGATTTCCCCACCCAACTTGACTCCGCTGAGCAAGGCGCACTGCGCGTGCCCAAGGTCTGGCAGCCCGGCCGCAGCATTGAATCCACACTGCAACGCTCCGCCCATGCCAGCAAACTAAGCTACCTGGCCAGCACGCCGCTGGACCTGACCCAGCCGGAGGCCGGCCTGTTGGCCGCCGCCGGCGAAGACGCCCGCCCCAGCGAAGAACTGCTGACCCTGCTGCAGATCCTGGCCGCCAGCGCCGCCACTGCGGCGCTGAACGCCCAGATGAGCAGCACCTGGCGGCGGGATGCCAGCCGTCTGGCTGAGAGCGACCGGGTCAATACCGCCTTGCGCGAGCACATGCAAGACGGCGTGCTCTTCACCGATACGGCGCTGCGCCTGACCGAGCTCAATATGGCCGCCGAGGCGATGTTGGGCTATTCACAGGCCGAGGTGCTACAGCGCCCGGTGCACGAGGTGCTCATCAGCACCCGTGCCCTGCTGCCCGAACTGGAGTTGGCCCTGCAGGCCAACGAAGTGATGGAGCTGGGCAAGCGCAAGCTGCTGCGCCGCGACGGGCAGGAATTTTTGGCGCTGGTGCGCCTGGCGCCCATTGCGCCTGACGGCAAGATCACCCGCCTGGCGATCCTCATCAGCGACCTCAGCGAGCACGAGGCCTTCCACCTGCAAACCCTGCAAATGAGCGACCGCGCCTGGTTGGGCGATGTGGCCGCCATCTTTGCGCACGAAATGCAAAACCCGCTCAACAACATCAGCACTTCGCTTCAATTGATGCAGATGAGCCTGCCCGAGAACGACCCGGGGCACGAGCAGCTGCGTACCATGCTGGAGGATTGCGAGCGCCTGGCGCGCTATATGCACTCCATGCTGGGCGTGGCCCGCGGCCGCGCCCACCAGCCCGAGCCAATGGACATCGCCGAGTTCTGCCGTCAGCAGGTGGCCCGCTGGCGCGTGCGCCTGCAGCGCAAGAACATCAAAGACCATTTGCAGATCAGCGAAGACATACCGCTTATCATGGGCGATGCCCACGCGCTGGAACAGGTCTTCACCAACTTGTTCACCAACGCCATGCAGGCCATGGGTAACCAGGAAAACGGGCTGCTGGCCCTCAACGTCAGCCGCGCCGGCGATGACATGGTGGAAGTGGTGATCTCGGACAATGGCCCCGGTGTGCCGGAGGAGCTGCGCGCCCGTATCTTTGATGCCTTCTTCACCACCAAGGGCGGCGAGGGCACAGGCCTGGGCCTCTCGATCACACGCCGCATCATCATGGCCCACAAGGGCGACATCTCGCTGGAGAGCTTCCCCGGCGGCACGATGTTCAAGCTGCTCTTGCCCATCGCCCAGAACTAG
- a CDS encoding ABC transporter ATP-binding protein, which produces MTKVIEVRNLHKIYDGVAAADDVSFDVNEGEIFGIIGPNGAGKTTTIEAVIGLRKPDGGSISVLGLDPQTAVHQLGNRIGTQLQQAALPDRMKVWEALDLYASFYEKTVAWEPLLRQWGLAEKRNTQFGGLSGGQKQRLFISLALLNDPEIVFLDELTTGLDPQARRATWDLIRSIREQGKTVVLITHFMDEVEALADRVAVIDHGRIIALDTPGSLIASLDKETKVIFSVPNGFQAARLESLSGVNAVNQHDRQITVSGSGPLLAKVAAALAQDNIAPADLRVQQANLEDVFLALTGRMIRN; this is translated from the coding sequence GTGACAAAAGTTATCGAAGTACGAAATCTACACAAGATTTACGACGGAGTTGCGGCGGCGGATGATGTTTCCTTCGACGTGAATGAAGGCGAGATCTTTGGCATCATCGGACCAAATGGGGCCGGCAAGACAACGACGATCGAGGCAGTCATCGGGCTGCGCAAACCAGATGGAGGAAGCATCTCGGTGCTCGGTCTGGACCCGCAAACCGCAGTACACCAGCTGGGCAACCGCATTGGCACTCAGCTGCAACAAGCAGCGCTGCCCGACCGGATGAAGGTATGGGAGGCGCTGGACTTGTACGCCTCCTTCTACGAAAAGACGGTCGCCTGGGAACCGTTGCTACGGCAATGGGGCCTGGCCGAGAAGCGGAACACTCAGTTCGGCGGCCTTTCCGGTGGGCAGAAGCAGCGCCTGTTCATTTCGCTGGCCTTGCTCAACGACCCGGAAATCGTCTTCCTGGACGAGTTGACAACAGGGCTGGACCCTCAGGCTCGCCGGGCAACCTGGGACCTGATCCGCTCCATCCGCGAGCAGGGCAAGACCGTTGTGTTGATCACCCATTTTATGGATGAGGTTGAAGCGCTGGCAGACCGGGTGGCCGTAATTGACCACGGTCGCATCATCGCCCTGGACACCCCCGGTAGTCTGATTGCCAGCCTGGACAAGGAGACGAAGGTTATCTTCTCAGTTCCCAACGGTTTTCAAGCGGCGCGGCTGGAAAGCCTGAGCGGCGTCAACGCGGTGAACCAGCATGACCGGCAGATCACCGTCAGCGGCAGTGGGCCATTGCTGGCCAAGGTGGCCGCCGCGCTGGCCCAAGACAACATCGCCCCGGCAGACCTGCGCGTGCAGCAAGCCAATCTGGAGGATGTGTTCCTCGCATTGACCGGGCGAATGATCAGAAACTGA
- a CDS encoding ABC transporter permease yields the protein MKSFLKLTYIELKLQLREPVAVFFTLAFPVMVMVLFGFIFGNEAEELLGGYGQVDRSVPGYIGMVVGTMGLLSIPTKLANYRDLGILRRLRATPLGSGPVLWSQVAAQVLMTAAGILFLFIAGLAIFDLRIPSGNLAIVPAILLGAFSFFAVGFVLAGVMPSARTAQAVGMAVFYPMLFLSGAAMPRYIMPELVQQVAGFLPLTHVVILVEDLWLKGAWNFVSAAVLAVVLMLGLVVSRFTFRWE from the coding sequence ATGAAGTCATTTCTCAAGCTCACCTACATAGAGTTGAAACTGCAGCTCCGCGAGCCGGTAGCCGTCTTCTTTACCCTTGCCTTCCCTGTGATGGTAATGGTTCTGTTCGGCTTCATCTTCGGCAACGAAGCCGAGGAGCTGCTTGGAGGCTACGGCCAGGTAGACCGCTCCGTGCCTGGGTACATCGGCATGGTTGTTGGCACCATGGGCCTGCTGAGCATTCCTACCAAGCTGGCCAATTATCGCGACCTCGGCATTCTGCGGAGGCTGCGTGCAACGCCCCTAGGCTCCGGCCCGGTGTTGTGGTCGCAAGTGGCGGCGCAAGTCTTGATGACAGCCGCAGGCATCCTCTTCCTCTTCATCGCCGGCCTGGCGATCTTCGACCTGCGCATCCCTAGCGGCAATCTGGCCATCGTTCCAGCCATCCTGCTGGGCGCCTTTAGCTTCTTCGCTGTGGGCTTCGTGCTGGCCGGCGTCATGCCATCCGCCAGGACGGCACAGGCCGTGGGCATGGCTGTCTTCTACCCCATGCTGTTCCTCTCCGGTGCGGCGATGCCACGCTACATCATGCCTGAGCTGGTGCAGCAGGTCGCCGGATTCCTGCCGCTGACGCATGTCGTCATCCTGGTCGAAGATCTCTGGTTGAAGGGCGCCTGGAATTTTGTATCCGCGGCGGTGCTCGCAGTAGTCCTCATGCTGGGCCTGGTGGTATCTCGTTTTACATTCCGCTGGGAGTGA